Proteins encoded together in one Synechococcus sp. BL107 window:
- a CDS encoding cytochrome c biogenesis protein ResB: MRRIAAWLSDLRVAIVLLFLIALASAVGTAIPQGDAPRSYVEAYATRPWLGLLHGEQVLQLQLDHVYSSVWFLALLAWLGLALILCSWRRQWPALQAARRWIDYRNPRQLSKLAIAESLPCTDSNSALQAFSLVLSRRGWSLERKDNRFAARKGTAGRVGPLLVHTGLILLMLGAVWGVLAGNRLERFLAPGRTLDLLSRNGDSQVSILLEAFQVDRDPAGRAEQFRSQLHLEENGNSLDREISVNHPLRHRGITIYQADWSLAAITVQIGRSPQLQLPLRSFPELGEQVWGLVLPTRPDGSEPVFLSVENEQGPINIFDTDGTLLTLLRPGGPAVDVKGLPMRVNSVLPASGLLLKRDPGVPLVYLGFAVMLIGGGLSLIATRQLWAIASEGQLHVGGLCNRNLTAFAKELPNLLRETALADQQA, translated from the coding sequence ATGAGACGAATCGCTGCCTGGTTGTCAGACCTACGGGTTGCGATCGTTTTGCTGTTCTTGATCGCCCTTGCCAGCGCCGTTGGCACCGCTATTCCACAAGGGGATGCTCCCCGAAGCTATGTGGAGGCCTACGCCACGCGACCTTGGCTCGGCTTACTCCATGGAGAGCAGGTGCTTCAGCTTCAGCTCGACCATGTGTATTCCAGCGTTTGGTTCCTTGCTCTCCTGGCCTGGCTCGGCCTAGCGCTGATTCTGTGCAGCTGGCGACGCCAATGGCCGGCTCTTCAGGCCGCAAGGCGATGGATTGACTACCGCAACCCCCGCCAGCTCAGCAAACTCGCGATTGCAGAAAGTCTGCCGTGCACGGATTCCAACTCAGCACTTCAGGCCTTTTCATTGGTCTTAAGCCGACGGGGCTGGAGCCTCGAACGCAAAGACAACCGTTTTGCAGCCCGTAAAGGCACCGCAGGACGGGTTGGTCCATTGCTCGTCCATACCGGTTTAATCCTGCTGATGCTGGGTGCTGTTTGGGGAGTGCTTGCTGGGAATCGCCTGGAACGGTTCCTAGCCCCAGGTCGCACCCTCGACCTGCTGAGCCGCAATGGCGACTCTCAGGTATCGATTCTTTTGGAAGCCTTTCAAGTGGACCGCGACCCTGCGGGGCGTGCTGAACAATTTCGCTCTCAGTTGCACCTCGAAGAAAACGGCAACTCGCTCGATCGCGAAATCAGCGTGAACCATCCCCTGCGGCATCGGGGAATCACCATCTATCAAGCGGATTGGTCACTCGCCGCGATCACCGTTCAAATCGGCCGAAGCCCACAATTGCAGCTGCCGCTGCGCAGCTTCCCCGAGCTCGGGGAACAGGTATGGGGACTCGTCCTGCCGACTCGACCGGATGGAAGCGAACCCGTGTTTTTGAGTGTTGAAAACGAACAGGGTCCGATCAATATTTTTGACACTGATGGGACATTGCTCACCCTCCTGCGCCCCGGGGGACCAGCAGTTGACGTAAAAGGATTACCGATGCGTGTGAATTCGGTTCTTCCCGCCAGTGGCTTGTTACTGAAGCGTGATCCAGGCGTCCCATTGGTGTATTTAGGCTTCGCCGTGATGCTCATCGGAGGGGGCCTCAGCTTGATCGCGACGCGTCAACTTTGGGCCATTGCCAGTGAAGGCCAACTACACGTGGGTGGCCTGTGCAATCGAAACCTCACCGCCTTTGCCAAGGAATTACCCAACTTGCTCAGGGAAACAGCACTAGCCGATCAGCAGGCCTGA
- the queF gene encoding preQ(1) synthase, protein MTGAASQQRTETPLYGERAIDEAELICFDNPRPGRAYEVSIELPEFTCKCPFSGYPDFAVLRLIYQPGPRVVELKAIKLYVNSYRDRSISHEEVSNRIVDDLVAACDPVWLQLEADFNPRGNVHTVVRVSHGSRQAC, encoded by the coding sequence TTGACTGGAGCTGCATCTCAACAACGGACCGAGACTCCGCTTTATGGAGAACGGGCGATTGATGAGGCTGAGCTGATTTGTTTTGACAATCCTCGGCCGGGTCGCGCCTATGAAGTGAGCATTGAGTTGCCGGAATTCACCTGTAAATGCCCCTTTTCTGGGTACCCCGACTTTGCTGTCCTCCGACTTATCTATCAGCCTGGTCCCCGGGTAGTGGAGCTCAAGGCCATCAAGCTGTATGTGAACAGCTACCGAGATCGCTCGATCTCCCATGAAGAGGTGTCCAATCGGATCGTTGATGATTTAGTGGCAGCCTGTGATCCTGTTTGGTTGCAACTAGAAGCAGACTTCAATCCCCGGGGAAACGTCCATACCGTGGTCCGAGTCAGCCATGGCAGCCGTCAGGCCTGCTGA